The Elaeis guineensis isolate ETL-2024a chromosome 3, EG11, whole genome shotgun sequence region GAAAATTCCAATAGACAACTTAATGTCACATAACTCACATCCTCACAAAAAAATTGACAAAGAGTCATGAAAGCCCCAATTCTTGCATGAAAGAGAACACAAAACTCACATGAAAACATATTGGTCAATGTTTCATCAAAATCCATTTGTTCAAGCACAAAAGGAAGTCCTACATGATCTAAAACTGACCATGAACACTATTTTGAGACCAACCTTAATCTCCAAAAGTTCGCTTGAGTGAAGAGTCATGAAACACATATCTATAAAAAGGAAAATAAACTAATCCTACCAAAATATTAACACACAAACCACACCAAACCATCTTAGATTGTGTTGAATTAACTTTATGAAACAATCTTTTGGAGGTGTAGGACATAGAAACACATAAGCCACAAAAGAACAAAAACACTGGATTGAACTACAAAGTCTCACTAGCTCATTATAGAGTCAAAAATCTCTCAATCCAAAGCATATTTAACCAACCCAAACTCAAAAAAGCCAGAAACagaaactataaaaaaaattatctacttATACAAAATAACCCCACCCAACTCAATTAAACCATCAACCAACTTAGAGCACAAACTATAGAAAAGAAGTGCAAGAAAGATGGGTGTCAGAGAGAAAAAAagcatcagagagagagagagagagagagagagagcaaaccaTCTCCATCCTTGTCAAAGAGGCAGAAGGCCTCTTGGAACTCAGAGATCTGCTCCTCTGTCAGGATATCCATGACACCACTATCTAAAAacagtagagagagaaagagcgtGAGGGAGAAACGGAGATATAGACGAAGGAGGGGAGAAGGATCCTTGCAGTGAGAACGAACCAGGGATTCCCCAGGCCTTTTGTAGCCGAGTCCAAGGGAGGGGTGGAGGTGCGCTGCGGTGGGGCTCTTGCTTAGGTGAATAAGCTTGACTTTTTGGCACGGTTGGTCAAATGGACACTGtacaatataattaaattaaaaaaaaaaataaaggaaagcaAAGGACGAGAAGATGTATTAGCGGGCTGTCTTTCCCTGACCACACAAAAAACAAAAATATCTTAGATTGTGGTCTTAATCACCAATTTTTCCACCCAATTATCTTTCTTTTTACTTTCTCCTGCATTCCAAGGGAGATGCACCACCATGACCCCTTCCTTTTCTTCCATTTATCCTTCTCTTTAGCTTTGCCTTTCACTGGGAATTGAAGTATCACTCATTATGATCGTTTAAAACAAAGAAAAGTGTCATCCACATCAAATTTGGTCTCACCTGGCTTTTGTTTCATTGGATAAATAATGAGGGGATGCCGATGTAGAGAAATGAGTGAGATGTCCTAATGGGGAGTGCAAATATCAGTTCTCTTTGTTTATGTTCTTTTCCAGCTTTCAGACAGCTGGATGTTGGATTTGGGTGATGGAGGATGGGGCTTTCAAGGAGGGGGGCTGATTGGGTGAGGATTTAATGTTTTTTAAGCTAGGGTTGGGTGTTCAAGCCAGGGATGGTTTTATATCATGCCAGTACCATTGGTGAGGTCCATctgctttctttttttatttaaataacttGCATATCCCCACTTAGATATGATTTTAGCACATCTTGTCTTCTCTCATCCAAATATCCATTCATCGTTGCTAAGAGCAATGCATGAGTAAGTAGTAAATATTATCTCCAATactctaaatttatattttagaattataataGTAGGAATTCCGACATAAATAAGGTGAGAGCATGATTAAACTCAAGACACTATATGTACTGCCAAGTGATTTTATCAACCCAATTAGTTGCCATTTGCCACCCTCTATGTGTGTTCTTCTAATAAACTTGAATCTAGTTGGTATGAAATTCGAGTTGGGCGAGCCAATCTTCACATACATCAGCTACTATAACATAACACAATTTTCTATTAGGTGCCCATCTCACACCTAGTATGCATTTTCAACTTTAATAATAaggtaaaaaataattatgagatttccaaatgtcatgaaaaaaaaaaaaaaaagagagaaaatgatcCGATACCCCATACTTGGAGAAAaagattgaaaaatatatctttcaCACGCATCGTGCATATCCAATGCTAGCACCTTataagatggataaaataattattatttcatagagttgaaattatatttaaaagaatAAGATAGATCCTTCGATCTATATGCAAATTCAACTTCATACAAAATAGTTAAATCTACAAATATGTTTAGCCGTCCAACATATTTACCTTTTTGACAATGATAGCGCCTTTTTGTGGGATCCTTATGATGATAATCCAAAAAGCTAAAAAATTTATGGGCTACCTATTATGATTTTGTGTAGGGCTGAACAAATAATTAAAATCTGAAGAAATCCATCCAATCTAATCCAATAAACATCGGTTTCATCAGTTGAAAGATATAAATCGAATGGAATCGAGTTGGAGTCTgtgaaaaattaattatttacggTTCGGATTCGATTTCTAtacttttaatttatataaattaacTCCAACCGATGTACTATTTCACAAACTCACTTCATTTTTGAGACGATATCATTTAGACTTTAATACTTCATTATAAAAAACTTCTCGTCACTACTTTGGATTCAtgaaaatattaatattgaattgttaatagaagcacatcaatttgagataattctaaAGTGAAAGCTTTCAGATATAGTTACTTTCAGAcgagtaaatttttttaatttctattttattttgtataagttcaaaaataactccaaaatttataacttataagatttagatcttttttgcattaaattgataaaaaaaaaatcaataacttACATGGGCCAACATTGGACTTAAAATCAACATTGAAATCTAAATCGACACAACTCCGAACCTGCTACAAACTATTCACTTCGATTTCAAacggtttatacatgataaatggtcggcagcggattaaattttttacaatccaattagattagatcagataaaatttttctctcaatccgatcgaacctgatttgtgcttagCCCTAATTTTGTGAGCCATGGAGAAattagaaataaatattttttgtctaaaaaaagataaaaaattaattttcttattaaGTTATTCTCCACATAGagaactagagataaatctctagCTCTACTTTCAACTTAAAAATAGCTCTCTAGATGAGTTTTATGTAAAAATAGCTATCTAtttcaaatataaattaaaaataattctttattttttattaaattatctttatattctttaaaatactgtagtattatattatcatagtacagtatttctttataataagataatattaattatatttgttgtgcacacgtgtcaagcaggtcgtcggaGACCGCACGCTCCGTCCCACGAAGTATTGCCCGCTTTGGCTAGGTCCTGACAGGGAGCGTGCCCCGTTGTCCCCACCGGGGGTTGTCCCTGGAGCTCCTGATCGGGCCCCACGGGGGTTGTACCTCCCCGGCCCAGCgtcacgcagacggcctcacgattttgtcctttgCCCTTTGGGCAAAAGGCGTCTCATGAGggaaggtgtgctcgtatcctcttaagcacatgcacacaccagagttgcccgatgtgggactattaagggaggtcccctcacagcctgcccacaacatgccccccactctggaggTGCATGTGCGGACAGGGGCGGgtgcccctacctggcgcgccactgttgtgcgcacgtgtcaagcaggtcgtcggaGACCGCACGCTCCGTCCCACGAAGTATTGCCCGCTTTGGCTAGGTCCTGACAGGGAGCGTGCCCCGTGGTCCCCACCG contains the following coding sequences:
- the LOC105042206 gene encoding calmodulin: MEEKEGVMVVHLPWNAGESKKKDNWVEKLCPFDQPCQKVKLIHLSKSPTAAHLHPSLGLGYKRPGESLVRSHCKDPSPLLRLYLRFSLTLFLSLLFLDSGVMDILTEEQISEFQEAFCLFDKDGDGCITLEELATVIRSLGQNPTEEELQDMISEVDANGNGTIEFGEFLSLMARKMKETDAEEELKEAFKVFDKDQNGYISANELRNVMINLGEKLTDEEVEQMIREADIDGDGQVNYEEFVRMMMAA